In Nonomuraea sp. NBC_00507, the following are encoded in one genomic region:
- the qcrA gene encoding cytochrome bc1 complex Rieske iron-sulfur subunit, whose product MTDNEHEIEQPDERVPKRVIGTPAPGTSMLGTVEAAEPAAEEVPGVTLQDEAKARKAEKIVALCFTITFLASVAFIVSYVVFQVGSPEATGTSNLALGSTLTIAILGLAVGIVVWVRQIMPKYSLIQERHAMASDEPDREVVADTFVQGANESGFVKRKLLRRTLLLAAAPLGLVPLVLLRDLDNSKMPGSKFNEELRHTVWGEKNKEGKPLKLVVEGTGQPIRAADFNSPGGILSVVPEGYEHDLNALAKATLILIKFRPEELKSGVRKNWTHDGIVAYSKICTHVGCPAALYEQNTHHILCPCHQSTFDAADGAKVIFGPAARPLPQLPIAVDEQGYLIAQGDFDVPVGPSYWERGDAEKAAREQGGQA is encoded by the coding sequence ATGACAGACAACGAGCACGAGATCGAGCAGCCGGACGAACGCGTACCCAAGCGCGTCATCGGCACCCCCGCGCCGGGCACCTCGATGCTCGGCACCGTGGAAGCGGCGGAGCCCGCCGCCGAAGAGGTCCCCGGCGTGACGCTGCAGGACGAGGCCAAGGCCCGCAAGGCGGAGAAGATCGTGGCGCTCTGCTTCACGATCACCTTCCTCGCGTCCGTCGCGTTCATCGTCTCCTATGTGGTGTTCCAGGTGGGCAGCCCGGAGGCGACCGGGACGTCCAACCTGGCGCTGGGCAGCACGCTGACGATCGCGATCCTGGGCCTGGCGGTCGGCATCGTGGTCTGGGTCCGCCAGATCATGCCGAAATACTCGCTGATCCAGGAGCGCCACGCGATGGCCTCCGACGAGCCCGACCGCGAGGTCGTGGCCGACACCTTCGTCCAGGGCGCCAACGAGAGCGGCTTCGTCAAGCGCAAGCTGCTGCGCCGCACGCTGCTGCTGGCGGCGGCGCCGCTCGGCCTGGTGCCGCTGGTGCTGCTGCGCGACCTGGACAACTCGAAGATGCCGGGCTCCAAGTTCAACGAGGAGCTGCGCCACACCGTCTGGGGCGAGAAGAACAAGGAAGGCAAGCCGCTCAAGCTCGTCGTCGAGGGCACCGGACAGCCGATCAGGGCCGCCGACTTCAACTCGCCCGGCGGCATCCTGTCGGTGGTCCCCGAGGGCTACGAGCACGACCTCAACGCCCTCGCCAAGGCCACGCTCATTCTCATCAAGTTCCGCCCGGAGGAGCTCAAGTCCGGGGTGCGGAAAAACTGGACGCACGACGGCATCGTCGCCTACTCCAAGATCTGCACCCACGTGGGCTGCCCGGCGGCGCTCTACGAGCAGAACACCCACCACATCCTCTGCCCGTGCCACCAGTCGACGTTCGACGCCGCGGACGGCGCCAAGGTCATCTTCGGCCCGGCCGCGCGGCCGCTGCCGCAGCTGCCGATCGCCGTGGACGAGCAGGGCTACCTCATCGCTCAGGGCGATTTCGACGTGCCCGTCGGTCCCAGCTACTGGGAGCGCGGTGACGCCGAGAAGGCGGCCCGGGAGCAGGGAGGCCAGGCATGA
- the qcrC gene encoding cytochrome bc1 complex diheme cytochrome c subunit, with amino-acid sequence MTRITAWRRHPLARYAVLILALALVGMVYAAFVQAGKPADAALAAGKVDDVAEGKSLFVQHCSSCHGMNAEGISDKAPTLIGVGAAAVDFQMSTGRMPAGAPAPQVPRKPPASWVNETTTRQIAAYVQSLGGGPQVPGAEQVDAKLGDAGRGGELFRANCIQCHNWVGAGGALTQGKYAPNLNEASPTQIYEAMVTGPQAMPVFNDTTITPEEKRDMIAYITQVRSQKDPGGFGLGRIGPVTEGLVAFVVGLSALALAAIWITAKKRQKS; translated from the coding sequence GTGACTAGGATCACCGCTTGGCGGCGGCATCCCCTCGCGAGATACGCCGTCCTGATTTTGGCGCTGGCGCTGGTCGGGATGGTATACGCCGCCTTTGTCCAGGCGGGTAAGCCTGCCGACGCGGCACTCGCGGCAGGCAAGGTCGATGACGTGGCCGAGGGCAAGAGCCTGTTCGTCCAGCATTGTTCGAGCTGCCATGGCATGAACGCCGAGGGGATCAGCGACAAGGCCCCCACGCTCATCGGCGTCGGCGCCGCGGCCGTCGACTTCCAGATGAGCACCGGCCGCATGCCCGCGGGCGCGCCCGCCCCTCAGGTCCCGCGCAAGCCTCCGGCGTCCTGGGTCAACGAGACGACGACCCGCCAGATCGCGGCCTACGTGCAGTCGCTCGGCGGCGGCCCGCAGGTTCCCGGAGCCGAGCAGGTCGACGCGAAGCTCGGCGACGCCGGCCGGGGCGGCGAGCTGTTCCGCGCCAACTGCATCCAGTGCCACAACTGGGTCGGCGCCGGTGGCGCCCTGACCCAGGGCAAGTACGCCCCCAACCTCAATGAGGCGTCCCCCACGCAGATCTACGAGGCGATGGTCACGGGCCCGCAGGCCATGCCGGTGTTCAACGACACGACGATCACGCCGGAAGAGAAGCGCGACATGATCGCCTACATCACCCAGGTGCGTTCGCAGAAGGACCCGGGAGGTTTCGGCCTCGGGCGTATTGGCCCGGTCACCGAAGGTCTCGTAGCGTTTGTTGTAGGACTCAGCGCCCTGGCACTCGCCGCCATCTGGATCACCGCGAAGAAGCGACAGAAGTCATGA
- the ctaE gene encoding aa3-type cytochrome oxidase subunit III — protein MLPVATASAITSTTTAPSYRRPNLVSVGTIVWLSSELMFFAALFAMYFTIRSVSEGKGLEWSPALLPAGAQAAEGVAHLDIPFATVNTIILVLSSVTCQLGVWAAEKGQVSRLRFWYIVSFLMGAVFIAGQLFEYSKLASEGATLSANAYTSVFYLTTGFHGLHVTGGLIAFLFMLGRTYAAKRFTHEQATSAIVVSYYWHFVDVVWIGLFATIYIIR, from the coding sequence ATGCTGCCCGTGGCGACAGCATCCGCAATAACTTCGACGACGACAGCACCGTCGTACCGCAGACCCAATCTGGTCAGCGTCGGGACGATCGTGTGGCTGTCCTCTGAGCTCATGTTCTTCGCGGCGCTGTTCGCGATGTACTTCACCATCCGGTCGGTGAGCGAGGGCAAGGGTCTCGAATGGAGCCCCGCGCTACTTCCCGCAGGCGCGCAAGCCGCCGAGGGCGTCGCTCACCTGGACATCCCGTTCGCAACGGTCAACACGATCATCCTGGTGCTGTCGAGTGTGACGTGCCAGCTCGGCGTGTGGGCCGCAGAGAAGGGGCAGGTCAGCAGGCTCCGCTTCTGGTACATCGTCAGCTTCCTCATGGGCGCGGTCTTCATCGCGGGCCAGCTGTTCGAGTACTCCAAGCTGGCGTCTGAGGGCGCGACCCTGTCCGCCAACGCCTACACCTCGGTGTTCTACCTGACGACGGGCTTCCATGGCCTGCACGTGACCGGTGGCCTGATCGCGTTCCTGTTCATGCTGGGACGCACGTACGCCGCGAAGCGCTTCACGCATGAGCAGGCCACCAGCGCGATCGTCGTGTCCTACTACTGGCACTTCGTCGACGTCGTCTGGATCGGTCTTTTCGCGACCATCTACATCATTCGTTAA
- the trpD gene encoding anthranilate phosphoribosyltransferase, producing the protein MDSRTTWPALLSALLAGEHLTSDETAWAMREIMSGSATPSQIAGFVIALRAKGETVSEVVGLARTMLDLATPLSVEGRVVDIVGTGGDRAHTVNVSTMAAIVVAATGARVVKHGNRAASSSCGAADVLEHLGIRLDLTPEQTAQVAQDAGIAFCFAPVYHPALRFAGPTRKEIGVPTIFNFLGPLTNPARPAAQAIGVFDARMLPVLAGVFAERGVSALVFRGDDGLDELTISSTSTVWVVKDGTATQTTFDPAALGIPRADAGALRGGDVAFNSQAVHDLLRGKTGPVRDAVLLNAAAALVAYDGPGDDLDSAMTEGYARAAQAVDSGAAAALLDRWVEVSRSLRPA; encoded by the coding sequence ATGGACTCCCGGACGACCTGGCCTGCCCTGCTCTCCGCTCTCCTGGCCGGAGAGCATCTGACATCAGACGAGACGGCCTGGGCGATGCGGGAGATCATGTCCGGCTCCGCGACGCCGTCTCAGATCGCGGGCTTCGTGATCGCCTTGCGCGCCAAGGGTGAGACGGTGTCCGAGGTGGTGGGCCTGGCCCGCACCATGCTCGACCTGGCCACGCCGCTCAGCGTGGAGGGCCGGGTGGTCGACATCGTCGGCACCGGAGGTGACCGCGCCCACACCGTCAACGTCTCGACGATGGCGGCCATCGTCGTCGCCGCGACCGGCGCGCGCGTGGTCAAGCACGGCAACCGCGCCGCCTCCTCCTCGTGCGGCGCCGCCGACGTCCTGGAGCACCTGGGCATCCGCCTCGATCTCACGCCCGAGCAGACGGCGCAGGTGGCGCAGGACGCCGGCATCGCGTTCTGCTTCGCCCCCGTCTACCACCCCGCGCTGCGCTTCGCCGGGCCGACGCGCAAGGAGATCGGCGTACCCACGATCTTCAACTTCCTCGGCCCGCTCACCAATCCGGCCCGCCCGGCGGCCCAGGCCATCGGCGTCTTCGACGCCAGGATGCTGCCCGTGCTCGCGGGCGTCTTCGCCGAGCGCGGGGTGTCCGCCCTGGTGTTCCGCGGTGACGACGGCCTGGACGAGCTGACCATTTCCAGCACCTCGACGGTGTGGGTGGTCAAGGACGGCACCGCCACGCAGACGACGTTCGACCCCGCGGCCCTCGGCATCCCGCGCGCCGACGCGGGCGCCCTGCGCGGCGGCGATGTGGCGTTCAACTCCCAGGCCGTGCACGACCTGCTGCGCGGCAAGACCGGGCCGGTGCGCGACGCGGTGCTGCTCAACGCAGCCGCCGCGCTGGTGGCCTACGACGGCCCCGGCGACGATCTCGACTCCGCCATGACCGAGGGCTATGCCCGCGCGGCGCAGGCCGTGGACTCCGGCGCCGCCGCGGCCCTCCTGGACCGGTGGGTGGAGGTCAGCCGCTCCTTGCGTCCCGCCTGA
- a CDS encoding L,D-transpeptidase yields the protein MERVTYGSAGLLVLVLVTACSANDPAPIAMVGGARGPAVSFSPQDKTKDVSTDQPVVVAANSGKLRSVRVDGGKSALKGMLSGDGTRWRSIGTARPGTAYTVTAVTEDAAGKQTTTSSTFTTVKGKETFDIETITPNKDDTGLTVGVGMPIMIAFDKPVTDRVSIERNLTVRSSKPVEGAWHWFDDQHVDFRPQKYWPARTRVRVEARLAGVRGGPAMYGKRDVTLNFKIGRSQITKGSTDEHVLTVRRDGKKVRTMPMSAGQGGQWKYYTTSGIHLAMSREPVTVMTSPGIGPGQAGYYRLTVYNTVRISNSGEYVHSAPWSVGSQGNSNVSHGCVNISPDNAKWFIKNTLIGDPIIITGSPRKLEPTNGWGHWQENWRQWLKWSSLKAGPTISLS from the coding sequence GTGGAGCGCGTAACGTATGGATCCGCCGGTCTTCTGGTTTTGGTGCTGGTGACCGCGTGCTCGGCGAACGACCCGGCGCCCATCGCCATGGTCGGCGGCGCGCGGGGTCCCGCGGTGTCGTTCTCTCCTCAGGACAAGACCAAGGACGTGTCCACCGACCAGCCTGTGGTCGTGGCGGCCAACAGCGGCAAGCTCAGGAGCGTACGGGTGGACGGTGGCAAGTCCGCCCTCAAGGGGATGCTGAGCGGTGACGGCACTCGCTGGCGCAGCATCGGCACCGCCCGCCCCGGCACCGCCTACACGGTCACCGCCGTCACCGAGGACGCCGCGGGCAAGCAGACCACGACCAGCAGCACGTTCACAACGGTCAAGGGCAAAGAGACGTTCGACATCGAGACGATCACCCCGAACAAGGACGACACCGGGCTGACGGTCGGCGTCGGCATGCCCATCATGATCGCCTTCGACAAGCCGGTCACCGACCGGGTGTCCATCGAGCGCAACCTCACCGTCCGCAGCTCCAAGCCGGTGGAGGGCGCCTGGCACTGGTTCGACGACCAGCACGTCGACTTCCGGCCACAGAAGTACTGGCCCGCCCGTACCCGAGTGCGGGTGGAGGCGCGGCTGGCGGGGGTGCGCGGGGGACCGGCCATGTACGGCAAGCGCGACGTCACGCTCAACTTCAAGATCGGCCGATCGCAGATCACCAAGGGGAGCACCGATGAGCACGTGCTCACGGTCCGCCGCGACGGCAAGAAGGTCCGCACCATGCCGATGAGCGCCGGCCAGGGCGGGCAGTGGAAGTACTACACGACCTCGGGCATCCACCTGGCGATGTCGCGCGAGCCCGTCACCGTCATGACCTCCCCCGGGATCGGGCCCGGCCAGGCCGGCTACTACCGGCTGACGGTCTACAACACCGTGCGCATCTCCAACAGCGGCGAGTACGTGCACAGCGCGCCCTGGTCGGTCGGCTCGCAGGGCAACTCGAACGTCAGCCATGGATGCGTGAACATCAGCCCGGACAACGCCAAGTGGTTCATCAAGAACACCCTCATCGGCGACCCGATCATCATTACCGGGTCGCCGCGGAAGCTGGAGCCCACGAACGGGTGGGGGCACTGGCAGGAGAACTGGCGGCAATGGCTGAAGTGGAGCTCGCTCAAGGCGGGCCCCACGATCAGCCTGTCGTAG
- a CDS encoding cytochrome c oxidase subunit 4, whose product MRIQGWLFLACGLFFAGVDVAYWFWTKAATGQGEPVGTTAMAISVGFAFMVGYYLMFTARRIGPQPEDNKQADISEGAGEIGFFSPSSWWPLFVCLAAAFAFAGFVFGFWMFLIGVFLILMAMIGFVFQYYRGNFSH is encoded by the coding sequence ATGAGGATTCAAGGGTGGCTTTTCCTCGCGTGCGGCCTGTTCTTCGCCGGCGTCGACGTCGCCTACTGGTTCTGGACCAAGGCCGCCACCGGCCAGGGTGAGCCGGTCGGCACCACGGCCATGGCCATCTCGGTCGGGTTCGCGTTCATGGTGGGCTACTACCTGATGTTCACCGCGCGGCGCATCGGCCCGCAGCCGGAGGACAACAAGCAGGCCGACATCAGCGAGGGAGCCGGTGAGATCGGGTTCTTCAGCCCGAGCAGCTGGTGGCCGCTATTCGTGTGCCTGGCGGCGGCCTTCGCCTTCGCCGGGTTCGTGTTCGGCTTCTGGATGTTCCTGATCGGGGTCTTCCTGATCCTCATGGCCATGATCGGGTTCGTGTTCCAGTACTACCGGGGCAACTTCTCGCACTGA